The Geotalea uraniireducens Rf4 genome window below encodes:
- a CDS encoding Ig-like domain-containing protein, producing MNFTIQIPVAASKATILADGNDFATITATLPGSVPVGATINFAVSGDTAVLSSPTAQTTSGGSASVTVKSSTLGAAVVTATYLGSAGSANVTFIQPQFSVSASKGLALANNTDTITITTAFQAPVPADGSVVNFSTSGAASLSAASATTTGGIATVTVKSATAGRVTVRADLSGSSATASTDIKFIAQPTSMAVTIAMNPPITSLAALQFVLINDPGATYNNGSYKIINQAAEQITSEPVSSGNNLTLGVFSLTFFDTLATPIIQLSYNISSGLPGVQVSPTGIIAGTGMNATPVTPPLTPSNFLLAVKYNTDTF from the coding sequence GTGAACTTCACCATTCAAATTCCGGTCGCTGCATCCAAGGCGACGATACTCGCTGACGGCAACGACTTCGCCACAATTACCGCCACACTCCCCGGTTCAGTACCGGTCGGCGCAACGATAAACTTTGCCGTTTCAGGCGACACTGCTGTTCTCAGTTCTCCAACCGCTCAAACCACAAGCGGAGGTTCGGCCTCGGTAACGGTTAAAAGTTCAACGCTTGGCGCGGCTGTGGTAACGGCGACCTACTTGGGCTCTGCCGGAAGCGCTAATGTGACTTTCATACAACCACAATTCTCTGTGTCTGCGTCAAAAGGGCTGGCCTTAGCCAACAATACGGATACCATCACTATCACGACTGCGTTTCAGGCACCAGTGCCTGCCGACGGCTCTGTCGTCAACTTCTCCACCTCCGGGGCCGCTAGTTTGAGTGCAGCATCCGCCACCACAACCGGCGGGATTGCCACGGTGACGGTCAAATCCGCGACAGCCGGCCGTGTTACCGTCCGAGCCGATTTATCCGGCAGCAGCGCGACTGCAAGCACTGACATAAAATTCATTGCTCAGCCGACGAGTATGGCGGTAACCATCGCCATGAATCCACCAATTACATCATTAGCGGCGTTACAGTTTGTCCTTATAAACGACCCAGGCGCCACATACAATAACGGCTCTTACAAAATAATAAACCAAGCTGCTGAACAGATAACAAGTGAACCAGTTTCCAGTGGCAACAACTTGACCCTCGGCGTATTTAGCCTTACCTTTTTCGACACACTCGCAACGCCGATAATCCAGCTTTCATACAATATCAGTAGCGGATTACCCGGCGTACAGGTCAGCCCTACAGGGATTATCGCCGGCACAGGAATGAATGCAACGCCTGTCACTCCTCCGCTTACTCCGTCTAATTTCTTGCTTGCCGTTAAGTATAATACCGATACCTTCTAA
- a CDS encoding AfsR/SARP family transcriptional regulator: MGRARGVKKTEEIEELSVHAFGGLSIYYNGIPITVIWESQKARLLFCYLLVTYDQWMHRDKLIEALWPGCEPSAGANNFKTTISRLRKSFSGAHIVNPVLMQGEAVRINIASISLDSSKFVQKATSGIKSLARGEMSEARKYLEEAQDLYTGEFLTEEPFNQFITGARNELSELHISVIKSLEKIYQQEGNTDALDAIRMLTKSLITRIA, from the coding sequence ATGGGTCGTGCAAGAGGTGTGAAAAAAACTGAAGAAATAGAAGAGCTGTCAGTTCATGCCTTTGGCGGTTTATCCATTTATTACAATGGAATACCGATCACGGTGATATGGGAAAGCCAGAAGGCACGTCTCCTTTTTTGTTATCTCCTTGTTACCTACGACCAATGGATGCATCGGGACAAGCTGATTGAGGCCTTGTGGCCGGGATGCGAACCGAGTGCAGGCGCCAATAATTTTAAAACCACCATCAGTCGGCTGAGAAAATCTTTCAGCGGCGCACATATTGTCAATCCGGTCCTGATGCAGGGAGAAGCGGTAAGAATCAACATCGCTTCAATCAGTCTGGATTCCAGTAAGTTCGTACAGAAAGCCACGTCCGGTATCAAGTCTTTAGCGCGGGGTGAAATGAGCGAGGCGAGAAAATACCTGGAAGAAGCCCAAGACCTCTACACCGGCGAATTTCTCACAGAAGAACCTTTCAACCAGTTCATAACCGGCGCGCGCAACGAATTGAGTGAACTCCACATTTCAGTCATCAAATCTCTCGAAAAGATTTATCAGCAGGAAGGGAATACCGACGCCCTCGATGCCATTCGCATGCTTACCAAGTCCCTCATTACCCGTATTGCGTGA
- a CDS encoding S41 family peptidase has translation MFRSGKGRKITIFITVVSALVIFIGMGVQRRCAAQGGNDYESIELFTDVLSIVKKSYVEEVDTKKLIYGAINGMLSSLDPHSSFMPPETYKEMKIDTKGSFGGLGIEITIKDGILTVISPIEDTPAFKAGIKAGDQILKIDDKFTKDLTITDAVKRMRGPKGSKVTISIFREGLDKPKEYTLERDIIQVKSVKFKTLDDGYGYVRIAQFQEKTDDDLDKALKTLRDENGGNLRGLVLDLRNDPGGLLDQAVRVTEHFIDEGKLIVYTEGREKDSKMKFTSRKGGKEQHYPMVVLINSGSASASEIVAGALQDHKRAVVMGTQSFGKGSVQTIIPLSDNSGLRLTTARYFTPSGRSIQAKGITPDIVAERVELAATEKKEGMHIREKDLENHFEVEGKEKVDEKKPVKTPAYKADEQVKADSQLLRALDLLKGWEILKTIDKPAA, from the coding sequence ATGTTTAGAAGCGGTAAGGGCAGGAAGATAACCATATTCATTACAGTGGTTTCTGCATTGGTGATCTTCATTGGCATGGGTGTCCAGCGTAGATGCGCAGCCCAAGGGGGTAACGACTATGAATCGATTGAGTTGTTTACCGATGTTCTCTCTATTGTCAAGAAGAGTTATGTGGAAGAGGTGGATACGAAAAAACTGATTTACGGAGCGATCAACGGCATGTTGTCTTCCCTTGATCCGCATAGTTCTTTTATGCCGCCTGAAACGTATAAAGAGATGAAGATAGATACGAAGGGGTCGTTTGGCGGGTTAGGTATCGAGATAACGATCAAGGACGGCATATTGACGGTAATCTCGCCAATAGAAGACACCCCGGCATTCAAGGCAGGCATCAAGGCCGGCGATCAGATACTCAAGATCGACGACAAATTCACAAAAGACCTGACCATTACCGATGCAGTCAAGCGCATGAGAGGCCCAAAGGGATCCAAGGTCACCATCTCCATTTTCCGCGAAGGGCTGGATAAGCCGAAGGAGTACACTTTGGAGCGGGATATCATCCAGGTGAAGAGTGTCAAGTTCAAAACACTCGACGACGGATATGGATATGTAAGAATTGCCCAGTTTCAGGAAAAGACCGACGATGACCTCGATAAAGCCTTGAAGACTCTACGTGATGAAAATGGCGGCAACCTGCGCGGCCTTGTTCTTGACTTGCGCAATGATCCGGGCGGACTCCTGGATCAAGCGGTCCGGGTTACCGAGCACTTTATCGATGAAGGCAAGCTTATTGTTTATACGGAAGGTCGTGAAAAAGATTCGAAGATGAAGTTTACTTCCCGCAAAGGGGGCAAGGAGCAGCATTATCCGATGGTGGTCCTCATCAACAGCGGCAGCGCCAGTGCCTCCGAGATTGTTGCCGGCGCCCTGCAGGATCATAAGCGGGCTGTAGTTATGGGGACCCAGAGTTTCGGTAAAGGGTCTGTTCAGACCATAATTCCTCTTTCAGATAATTCCGGCCTCAGATTGACCACGGCTCGCTACTTTACACCCAGTGGACGTTCGATCCAGGCCAAGGGAATTACTCCCGATATCGTTGCCGAACGGGTTGAACTTGCAGCAACAGAGAAGAAGGAAGGGATGCACATCAGGGAAAAAGACCTGGAGAACCATTTCGAGGTGGAAGGCAAGGAAAAAGTGGACGAGAAAAAACCTGTAAAAACACCGGCTTATAAAGCGGATGAGCAGGTCAAGGCTGATTCCCAATTGCTTCGCGCATTGGACCTGCTGAAGGGATGGGAAATACTGAAAACGATCGATAAGCCTGCTGCATAG